The Bradyrhizobium sp. WBAH42 genome includes a window with the following:
- a CDS encoding CHAD domain-containing protein: MRASKSRPTTRSTANAHAKPATRRNALPARLSPGMACDTAFRIIARRHLDAVIAQHDGTCRGDPDALHQIRIALTHLRTAIRFFSPMVDDALRPDVWAELKWLNGQLGMVRDLDVAIERIVAESGTELAVVAELQRWDEKRAESHRLLARALQSARYRRLVEQTSTWIETGPWSTRRSKDAIRLRRRTLADHATERLTEWETTLLKKARKLKKLDVEKRHKLRLLNKRMTYSVESLADLFADGAAKQKSILKQLRKAQRSLGQLNDDARGQALAASLNGAGLEASNRFLDRKREKKLLRKASEAYRKLDKTKPFGSSDLAPSSEPEA, from the coding sequence ATGCGGGCAAGTAAGTCGCGACCGACCACGCGCTCGACGGCAAACGCGCATGCCAAGCCGGCCACGCGGCGTAACGCGCTGCCGGCCCGACTCAGCCCCGGCATGGCCTGCGACACGGCCTTCCGGATCATCGCCCGCCGTCACCTCGACGCTGTGATCGCTCAGCACGACGGCACCTGCCGCGGCGATCCCGATGCGCTGCACCAGATCCGGATCGCACTGACGCATCTGCGGACTGCCATCCGCTTCTTCTCGCCGATGGTCGACGATGCGCTGCGGCCGGATGTCTGGGCCGAACTGAAATGGCTGAACGGTCAGCTCGGCATGGTGCGGGACCTCGACGTGGCCATCGAGCGGATCGTCGCGGAGAGTGGCACCGAGCTCGCCGTGGTCGCCGAGCTTCAGCGCTGGGACGAGAAGCGCGCGGAGAGTCACCGGCTGCTGGCGCGCGCGCTGCAATCGGCGCGGTATCGCCGCCTGGTCGAGCAAACCTCAACGTGGATCGAAACCGGCCCCTGGTCGACCCGCCGCAGCAAGGACGCCATCCGGCTGCGCCGCCGCACCCTCGCCGACCACGCGACGGAGCGGCTGACCGAGTGGGAGACGACGCTGCTCAAGAAGGCCCGGAAGCTGAAAAAGCTCGATGTCGAGAAACGTCACAAGCTGCGCCTCCTCAACAAGCGGATGACCTATTCGGTCGAGTCGCTTGCGGATCTGTTCGCCGATGGCGCGGCGAAACAGAAGTCCATCCTCAAGCAATTGCGCAAGGCACAACGGTCGCTCGGACAATTGAACGACGATGCACGCGGACAGGCGTTGGCGGCATCGTTGAATGGCGCCGGCCTCGAGGCCAGCAATCGATTCCTCGATCGCAAGCGGGAAAAGAAGCTGTTGCGGAAGGCCTCGGAGGCCTACCGCAAATTGGACAAGACCAAACCGTTCGGCTCTTCGGATCTCGCGCCGAGTTCGGAGCCGGAAGCTTAG
- a CDS encoding flavin-dependent oxidoreductase, whose protein sequence is MKAIIVGGGIGGLTTALMFRSRGLDCEIFEQADTIRELGVGINTLPHAMRELAGLGLLQKLDDVAVRTDQLYYLNRHGQEVWREARGIDAGHDVPQFSIHRGRLQAVIHRAVEERLGREAIHTGCRLGAFTQDEGGVTAYFFDRSGAHVHTARGDILIGADGIHSRVRETLFPNEGPPCWNGLMLWRGARDWPLFLTGKSMIVAGGLNAKVVIYPIAEGSSPASRLTNWAVLVKVGEGNAPPPRKEDWSRPGRREELMPHVARFSVPYIDVKSLISATPEFYEYPTCDRDPLPYWSSGRVTLLGDAAHPMYPVGSNGASQAILDARCLADALVRAEHPRQALLEYEKKRLPMTAEIVRSNRRGGPEGVIDAVEQLAPDGFDNVDNVLSYSQREAIVRGYATKAGFAAVPGLAAVRA, encoded by the coding sequence ATGAAGGCGATTATCGTCGGTGGCGGTATCGGTGGTCTCACCACGGCATTGATGTTCCGCTCGCGCGGCCTGGATTGCGAGATCTTCGAGCAGGCCGACACCATTCGCGAGCTCGGCGTCGGCATCAACACGCTGCCGCATGCCATGCGGGAGTTGGCCGGCCTCGGCCTGTTGCAGAAGCTCGACGACGTCGCTGTTCGCACCGACCAGCTCTACTATCTCAATCGCCACGGCCAGGAGGTCTGGCGCGAAGCCCGCGGCATCGACGCCGGCCACGACGTGCCGCAATTCTCGATCCATCGCGGCCGCCTTCAGGCCGTCATCCATCGCGCCGTCGAGGAGCGGTTGGGCCGCGAGGCGATCCACACCGGCTGCCGGCTCGGCGCCTTCACGCAGGACGAGGGCGGCGTCACCGCTTACTTCTTCGATCGCTCCGGCGCCCATGTCCACACCGCGCGAGGCGATATCCTGATCGGTGCCGACGGCATTCACTCGCGCGTCCGCGAGACGCTGTTTCCGAACGAAGGGCCGCCGTGCTGGAATGGCCTCATGCTGTGGCGCGGTGCGCGTGACTGGCCGCTGTTCCTGACCGGCAAATCGATGATCGTGGCCGGCGGTCTCAACGCCAAGGTGGTGATCTATCCGATCGCGGAAGGATCGAGCCCGGCGAGCCGCCTGACCAATTGGGCGGTGCTGGTGAAAGTGGGCGAGGGCAACGCGCCGCCGCCGCGGAAGGAAGACTGGTCGCGGCCGGGCCGCCGCGAAGAGCTGATGCCGCATGTGGCGCGCTTCTCGGTGCCCTATATCGACGTGAAGAGCCTGATCTCGGCAACGCCCGAATTCTACGAATATCCGACCTGCGATCGCGATCCCTTGCCATATTGGTCATCGGGCAGGGTCACGCTGCTCGGCGACGCCGCGCATCCGATGTATCCGGTGGGGTCGAACGGCGCCTCGCAGGCCATTCTCGACGCGCGCTGCCTTGCGGATGCGCTGGTGCGCGCCGAACACCCGCGTCAGGCCTTGCTCGAGTACGAGAAGAAGCGCCTGCCGATGACGGCCGAGATCGTCCGCTCCAACCGGCGCGGGGGCCCCGAGGGCGTCATCGACGCCGTCGAGCAGCTCGCGCCCGACGGTTTCGACAATGTCGACAACGTCCTGAGCTATTCCCAGCGCGAGGCCATCGTGCGCGGCTATGCCACCAAGGCAGGCTTCGCCGCGGTGCCGGGTCTTGCGGCGGTGCGCGCCTGA
- a CDS encoding alpha/beta hydrolase yields MSVVKIFPRAEAPLQAPAARPAAEIPERVAGTPADCTCPQATDTYPLDRAFHAMLARFTGGISPVALSLAWLDWGAHLAAAPQHQMELSRNIFRDSGRLLEAAARAPSQEPWSVIRPQGRDRRFKDRQWEAAPFNLLAQAFLLTERWWHDATTGIRGVSHANEAIVEFSMRQMLDMLAPSNFAATNPQVLEKAFQSGGENFVFGWQNWCSDLMRLLSGSKLADEDQFVVGKTVAASPGKVVYRNSLIELIQYHPTTAQVRPEPILIVPAWIMKYYILDLSPQNSLVKYLTAQGFTVFVISWRNPDANDRDVAFDDYRKLGVMAALDMIGQIVPGRKIHALGYCLGGTLLSIAAAAMGRDGDSRLGTVTLLAAQTDFTEAGELTLFINESQVAFLEDMMWQRGYLDTTQMAGAFQLLRSNELIWSRLSRDYLMGDGSPPSDLMAWNADATRLPYRMHSEYLRQLFLNDDLAEGRYRVECRSVSLSDIHTPMFVVGTLADHVAPWRSVYKIHYQVDADVTFLLTSGGHNAGVVAPPQEEGHFYQVLTKAADAPYVGADEWLKLAPRVEGSWWPEWATWLSARSGAPCDPPQIGLGGALGLPDAPGDYVHT; encoded by the coding sequence ATGAGCGTCGTGAAGATATTTCCACGGGCCGAAGCGCCGCTGCAAGCTCCCGCGGCCAGGCCAGCTGCCGAGATTCCCGAAAGGGTCGCAGGGACGCCGGCTGACTGCACTTGCCCGCAAGCAACGGATACCTATCCGCTTGATCGCGCGTTCCATGCCATGCTGGCGCGGTTCACGGGCGGGATCTCGCCCGTGGCCTTGTCGCTCGCCTGGCTCGATTGGGGCGCGCATCTTGCGGCGGCGCCTCAGCATCAGATGGAGCTCTCCCGCAACATCTTCCGCGATTCCGGCCGCCTCCTGGAGGCCGCCGCGCGCGCGCCATCGCAGGAGCCGTGGTCCGTCATTCGGCCGCAGGGGCGGGATCGCCGCTTTAAGGACCGGCAATGGGAAGCCGCGCCGTTCAATCTGCTTGCGCAGGCGTTTCTGCTCACCGAACGTTGGTGGCACGATGCCACGACCGGCATACGCGGCGTGTCCCACGCAAACGAAGCCATCGTCGAGTTCTCGATGCGCCAGATGCTCGACATGCTGGCACCCTCGAACTTCGCGGCCACCAATCCGCAGGTTCTGGAAAAAGCGTTCCAGAGCGGCGGCGAGAATTTCGTGTTCGGCTGGCAAAACTGGTGCAGCGACCTGATGCGCCTGCTCTCCGGCTCGAAGCTGGCCGACGAGGATCAGTTCGTCGTCGGCAAGACGGTGGCGGCTTCGCCCGGCAAGGTCGTCTACCGCAACAGCCTGATCGAGCTGATCCAGTATCATCCGACGACTGCGCAGGTGCGGCCGGAGCCGATTCTGATCGTGCCGGCTTGGATCATGAAGTACTACATCCTCGACCTGTCGCCGCAGAATTCCCTGGTCAAATACCTGACCGCTCAGGGCTTCACCGTCTTCGTAATCTCCTGGCGCAATCCGGACGCGAACGATCGGGATGTTGCCTTCGACGACTACCGCAAGCTGGGCGTGATGGCCGCACTGGACATGATCGGCCAGATCGTGCCGGGCCGGAAGATCCATGCACTCGGCTATTGTCTTGGCGGCACGTTGCTGTCGATCGCCGCGGCGGCCATGGGGCGCGACGGCGACAGCCGTCTCGGCACCGTCACGCTTCTCGCCGCGCAAACCGATTTCACCGAGGCCGGAGAATTGACGCTGTTCATTAACGAGAGCCAGGTTGCCTTCCTCGAAGACATGATGTGGCAGCGCGGCTATCTCGACACGACACAGATGGCCGGCGCATTCCAGCTGCTGCGCTCCAACGAGCTGATCTGGTCGCGGCTCTCGCGTGACTATCTGATGGGCGACGGTTCGCCACCGAGCGACCTGATGGCCTGGAATGCCGACGCCACGCGGCTGCCCTATCGCATGCACTCGGAGTATCTGCGCCAGCTGTTCCTGAACGACGATCTGGCGGAAGGTCGCTATCGGGTCGAATGCAGGAGCGTCTCGCTGTCCGACATTCACACGCCCATGTTCGTGGTCGGCACGCTCGCCGATCACGTCGCGCCGTGGCGATCCGTCTACAAGATCCATTATCAGGTCGATGCCGACGTGACGTTCCTGTTGACCAGCGGCGGCCACAATGCCGGCGTCGTCGCGCCTCCGCAGGAGGAGGGCCACTTTTATCAGGTGCTGACCAAGGCTGCTGACGCGCCCTATGTCGGTGCGGACGAATGGCTGAAGCTCGCCCCGCGCGTCGAAGGCTCGTGGTGGCCTGAATGGGCCACTTGGCTGTCAGCGCGCTCCGGTGCGCCCTGCGATCCCCCGCAGATCGGGCTTGGCGGTGCTCTCGGCCTGCCCGATGCGCCGGGAGACTACGTCCACACCTAA
- a CDS encoding CBS domain-containing protein: protein MRAHQIMTRSVISVTPDTSIVEAANIMLKRHVSGLTVVDDTGKLIGVVSEGDFIRRSEIGTGRKRGRWLRFILGPGKSASDFVHEHGRKVSEVMTDSPVTITEDTALAEIVDLMERNNVKRLPVVRGDKVVGIVSRANLLQAVAGLARDVPDPTADDDHIRSRIIETMERNDWCPFGLNVIVRDGIVHLSGVITEERTRQAAVVAAENVEGVKKVHDHLCWVDTLSGIYLNSPEDDELAKAS, encoded by the coding sequence ATGCGCGCCCACCAGATCATGACCCGATCGGTCATCTCGGTCACCCCCGACACCAGCATCGTCGAAGCGGCCAACATCATGCTGAAGCGACATGTCAGCGGCCTCACCGTAGTCGACGATACCGGCAAGCTGATCGGCGTGGTGTCGGAGGGAGATTTCATCCGCCGCAGCGAAATCGGCACCGGGCGCAAGCGCGGGCGGTGGCTGCGGTTCATCCTGGGTCCGGGCAAATCCGCCAGCGACTTCGTCCACGAGCACGGCCGCAAGGTCTCGGAAGTGATGACCGACTCGCCCGTGACCATCACGGAGGACACCGCGCTCGCGGAGATCGTCGATCTCATGGAGCGGAACAACGTCAAGCGGCTGCCGGTCGTGCGCGGCGACAAGGTCGTCGGGATCGTGTCCCGCGCCAATCTGTTGCAGGCGGTGGCGGGGCTGGCCCGCGACGTGCCGGATCCGACCGCCGATGACGATCACATTCGCAGCCGCATCATCGAGACCATGGAGAGGAACGATTGGTGCCCGTTCGGGCTGAACGTCATCGTGCGTGACGGGATCGTTCATCTCAGCGGCGTCATCACCGAAGAGCGCACACGTCAGGCCGCGGTCGTCGCCGCGGAGAACGTCGAGGGCGTGAAGAAGGTGCACGACCATCTGTGCTGGGTCGACACCCTGTCCGGCATCTATCTCAACTCGCCCGAAGACGACGAACTCGCCAAAGCGAGCTGA
- a CDS encoding benzoate-CoA ligase family protein, with translation MANAAKIQVTGSSDGSVATAHVDTFARQHLPPRELWPEFIFTRPELHYPPRLNCVSYFLDRWVEQGQGDAPCVISPAVSYTYRELQALVNRIANVLVGKLGLVTGGRVLLRSANNPMMVATYLAVIKAGGICVATMPLLRAKELSYPIQKAEITLALCDGKLADEMEKAKAAAPGLKHVVYWGNGAADSLEALIADASPDFKAVDTAADDICLIAFTSGTTGDPKGTMHFHRDMLAVCDGYARNILRAEQKDRFVGSAPLAFTFGFGGVLFPMHIGASFVVLEKTTPDDILNAIEQYKTTVCFTAPTAYRAMLGKLAGRDISSLRKCVSAGETLPKPTFDAWLKATGIKLMDGIGSTEMLHIFISATEDEIRPGATGKPVPGYEAKIVDDEGRDVPPGTMGRLAVRGPTGCRYLADERQRKYVQNGWNITGDTYLMDSDGYFWYQSRSDDMIVSAGYNIAGTDVEAALLTHPAVAECGVVGAPDEARGMIVKAYVIAAPGVTPDAQLVAELQEHVKREIAPYKYPRAIEFVAQLPKTETGKLKRFALRQLAQAAVTSSGVAAE, from the coding sequence ATGGCCAACGCCGCCAAGATTCAAGTAACGGGCTCGTCTGACGGCAGCGTCGCGACGGCCCATGTCGATACGTTCGCGCGGCAACACCTGCCGCCGCGCGAGCTCTGGCCCGAATTCATCTTCACGCGGCCGGAGCTGCACTATCCACCGCGACTGAACTGCGTCAGCTATTTCCTCGATCGCTGGGTCGAGCAGGGCCAGGGCGATGCCCCTTGCGTCATCAGCCCAGCCGTCAGCTACACCTATCGCGAGCTGCAGGCGCTGGTGAACCGCATCGCCAATGTGCTGGTTGGCAAGCTCGGTCTCGTCACCGGCGGGCGCGTGCTGCTGCGTTCGGCCAACAACCCGATGATGGTTGCGACTTATCTCGCGGTGATCAAGGCCGGCGGTATTTGCGTCGCGACGATGCCGCTGTTGCGCGCCAAGGAGCTGTCCTATCCGATCCAGAAGGCGGAGATCACGCTGGCGCTGTGCGACGGAAAGCTCGCCGACGAGATGGAGAAGGCGAAAGCCGCAGCGCCCGGCCTCAAACACGTGGTCTATTGGGGCAACGGCGCGGCGGATTCGCTCGAAGCGCTGATCGCCGATGCCAGCCCTGACTTCAAGGCCGTCGATACCGCCGCCGACGATATCTGTCTGATCGCCTTCACCTCGGGCACGACCGGCGATCCCAAGGGCACCATGCATTTCCACCGCGACATGCTCGCGGTCTGTGACGGTTACGCACGCAACATCCTGCGCGCCGAGCAAAAGGATCGCTTCGTCGGCTCGGCGCCGCTCGCCTTCACCTTCGGCTTCGGCGGCGTGCTGTTTCCGATGCATATCGGCGCCTCCTTCGTCGTGCTGGAGAAGACGACGCCGGACGACATTCTGAATGCGATCGAGCAGTACAAGACCACGGTCTGCTTCACGGCGCCGACCGCATACCGCGCCATGCTCGGCAAGCTCGCGGGCCGCGACATTTCTTCGCTCCGCAAATGCGTCTCCGCGGGCGAGACCCTTCCCAAGCCGACATTCGATGCCTGGCTCAAGGCGACCGGGATCAAGCTGATGGACGGCATCGGTTCGACCGAGATGCTGCACATCTTCATCAGCGCGACCGAGGACGAGATCCGCCCCGGCGCCACCGGCAAGCCCGTGCCGGGCTATGAAGCCAAGATCGTCGATGATGAGGGCCGCGATGTGCCGCCGGGAACGATGGGCCGTCTCGCCGTGCGCGGGCCGACCGGCTGCCGCTATCTGGCCGACGAGCGGCAGCGGAAATACGTCCAGAACGGCTGGAACATCACCGGCGACACCTATTTGATGGATAGCGACGGCTATTTCTGGTACCAGTCGCGCTCCGACGACATGATCGTGTCGGCCGGCTACAACATCGCGGGGACTGACGTCGAAGCGGCGCTGCTCACGCATCCGGCGGTCGCCGAATGCGGTGTGGTCGGTGCGCCCGACGAGGCCCGCGGCATGATCGTGAAGGCCTATGTCATTGCCGCGCCCGGCGTGACGCCTGACGCTCAGCTGGTGGCCGAGTTGCAGGAGCATGTCAAACGCGAGATCGCGCCGTACAAATATCCACGCGCCATCGAGTTCGTGGCGCAATTGCCGAAGACCGAGACCGGCAAGCTGAAGCGCTTTGCCCTGCGGCAGCTGGCGCAGGCCGCAGTGACGTCCTCGGGCGTCGCCGCGGAATGA
- a CDS encoding bifunctional aminoglycoside phosphotransferase/ATP-binding protein, with protein sequence MKDDTAAQERIFRMLIDHPGVRRIDTHAASVFLDAKRALKIKRAVRFPFLDYSTLEKRKAACEEEIRINRPLAPQIYHGVVAITEEPDGSVKVDGVGRPIEYAVEMSRFDESRTLDHLAKAGPLDAKLAAAAADAIAASHVAAIQADGKAWVSSIPALIDGNTDGLRAGGHFGAEEVEQLCKASHTAYLRIRALLAERGRRGFVRRCHGDLHLANIVMINDRPVLFDAIEFDAQMATVDVLYDLAFTLMDLLQHHQPGAANMVLNRYLAVTPADNLDALSTLPLFMSIRAAIRAQVSLARLKRTHSDGPGILDQARRYFELAGMLIRPSAPRLIAVGGLSGTGKSALAHALAPVVAPESGAVVLRSDLVRKQMFGVEDTHRLPPWAYTPEVTARVYDTLVQHARRVLAQGHSAIIDGVFAREDERDAIAVLARERNVALNGLFLVADLATRQARIGNRREDASDATPEVAALQEHYNIGHVGWAIIDASGTQEQTLQNCRSAIAEGQTRQSD encoded by the coding sequence ATGAAGGATGACACGGCGGCTCAGGAGCGCATCTTTCGGATGCTGATCGATCATCCCGGCGTGAGGCGCATCGACACGCATGCCGCCTCGGTGTTCCTGGACGCAAAACGCGCACTGAAGATCAAGCGCGCCGTCCGGTTTCCCTTCCTCGACTATTCGACGCTCGAAAAGCGCAAGGCGGCCTGCGAGGAGGAGATCCGCATCAATCGGCCCCTGGCGCCGCAGATCTATCATGGCGTCGTGGCGATCACGGAAGAGCCGGATGGATCGGTGAAGGTCGACGGCGTCGGACGGCCGATCGAGTATGCTGTCGAGATGTCGCGCTTCGACGAAAGCAGAACGCTGGATCATCTGGCCAAGGCCGGCCCGCTTGATGCGAAGCTTGCCGCGGCCGCCGCCGACGCGATCGCGGCTTCGCACGTGGCGGCGATACAGGCCGACGGGAAAGCGTGGGTCTCCTCCATCCCGGCCCTGATCGACGGCAACACGGATGGTCTGCGGGCCGGCGGACATTTCGGCGCAGAGGAGGTCGAGCAACTCTGCAAGGCCTCGCACACGGCCTATCTGCGTATTCGCGCCCTGCTCGCAGAGCGCGGCCGCCGGGGCTTCGTGCGCCGCTGCCATGGCGATCTGCATCTGGCAAACATCGTCATGATCAATGATCGGCCCGTGCTGTTCGACGCGATCGAGTTCGACGCGCAGATGGCGACGGTCGACGTGCTCTACGATCTCGCATTCACGCTGATGGACCTGTTGCAGCATCATCAGCCGGGCGCGGCAAACATGGTGCTGAACCGCTATCTCGCCGTGACGCCGGCCGACAATCTCGACGCGCTCTCGACCCTGCCGCTGTTCATGTCGATCCGGGCGGCGATCCGCGCGCAGGTTAGCTTGGCGCGGCTCAAGCGGACGCATTCCGACGGTCCCGGCATTCTCGACCAGGCACGACGCTATTTCGAGCTCGCAGGGATGCTGATCCGTCCTTCTGCGCCGCGCCTGATTGCGGTGGGCGGACTGTCCGGCACCGGAAAGTCCGCCTTGGCGCACGCGCTCGCGCCGGTCGTCGCACCGGAGTCGGGCGCCGTCGTGCTGCGTAGTGATCTCGTCCGCAAGCAGATGTTCGGGGTCGAGGACACCCACCGCCTGCCGCCTTGGGCCTACACGCCGGAGGTCACGGCCCGCGTCTACGACACGCTGGTGCAGCATGCCCGGCGGGTGCTGGCGCAGGGCCATTCGGCGATCATCGACGGCGTCTTCGCTCGCGAGGACGAACGCGACGCAATCGCCGTGCTGGCGCGCGAGCGCAACGTGGCGTTGAACGGGCTGTTCCTGGTCGCGGACCTTGCGACCCGGCAGGCGCGCATCGGCAACCGTCGGGAAGACGCATCGGATGCCACGCCGGAGGTTGCCGCGCTGCAAGAGCACTATAATATCGGCCATGTCGGCTGGGCGATCATCGATGCTTCCGGGACACAAGAGCAGACGCTTCAGAACTGCCGAAGCGCCATCGCTGAGGGGCAAACAAGGCAATCAGACTGA
- a CDS encoding ABC transporter substrate-binding protein: protein MKTQMTLAAAAMLLGTVATPALAQEKIKLGVIVTLSGPAAALGQQVRDGFALAVKDLGSKMGGRDVELVVVDDELKPDAAVTKVKGLLEREKVDFVVGPIFSNILQAIHRPITESKTFLISPNAGPSTFAGKDCNPFFYVTSYQNDQVHEILGKVAQDRGYKRMYLMVPNYQAGKDSVAGFKLDYKGEIVEESYMPLNTLDFQPELSKISSQKPDALFTFMPGGLGVNLVKQYRQAGLADTIPVLSAFTVDESTLPAQQDAAVGMFGGANWAPNLDNPQNKKFVAAYEAAYNSVPGTYASQAYDTAMLIDSAVKAVKGDLSNKDAVGAALKKADFTSLRGAFKFNHNNYPIQDFYLTKVAKRPDGKFQTEIVQKVFENYGDRYAKDCKATN from the coding sequence ATGAAGACGCAAATGACCTTGGCCGCAGCCGCGATGCTGCTCGGCACCGTGGCCACCCCTGCCCTCGCCCAGGAAAAAATCAAGCTCGGTGTGATCGTGACCCTGTCGGGACCCGCCGCAGCGCTGGGCCAGCAGGTTCGCGACGGCTTCGCGCTCGCCGTGAAGGATCTCGGCAGCAAGATGGGCGGCCGCGACGTCGAGCTCGTCGTCGTCGACGACGAGCTGAAGCCGGATGCAGCGGTGACCAAGGTGAAGGGTCTTCTGGAGCGCGAGAAGGTCGACTTCGTGGTCGGGCCGATCTTCTCCAACATCCTCCAGGCCATCCACCGGCCCATCACGGAATCGAAAACCTTCCTGATCAGCCCCAATGCCGGCCCCTCGACATTCGCCGGCAAGGACTGCAACCCGTTCTTCTATGTGACGTCTTATCAGAACGATCAGGTGCACGAGATCCTCGGCAAGGTCGCGCAGGATCGCGGCTACAAGCGCATGTACCTGATGGTGCCGAACTATCAGGCCGGCAAGGATTCGGTGGCGGGCTTCAAGCTCGACTACAAGGGCGAGATCGTCGAGGAATCCTACATGCCGCTGAACACGCTGGATTTCCAGCCGGAGCTCTCCAAGATCTCCTCACAGAAGCCCGATGCACTGTTCACGTTCATGCCGGGCGGCCTCGGCGTCAATCTCGTCAAGCAGTACCGGCAGGCCGGGCTCGCCGACACCATTCCAGTGCTGTCGGCCTTCACGGTCGATGAATCGACCCTGCCGGCGCAGCAGGATGCGGCGGTCGGCATGTTCGGCGGCGCGAACTGGGCACCCAACCTCGACAATCCCCAGAACAAGAAGTTCGTTGCCGCCTACGAGGCCGCCTACAATAGCGTTCCCGGCACTTACGCCTCCCAGGCCTACGACACCGCGATGCTGATCGACAGCGCCGTCAAGGCCGTGAAGGGCGACCTTTCCAACAAGGACGCCGTTGGCGCCGCGTTGAAGAAGGCCGACTTCACCTCGCTGCGCGGGGCCTTCAAGTTCAACCACAACAATTATCCGATCCAGGATTTCTACCTGACCAAGGTCGCCAAGCGTCCGGACGGCAAGTTCCAGACCGAGATCGTGCAGAAGGTGTTCGAGAATTACGGCGACCGCTATGCCAAGGACTGCAAGGCGACGAACTGA
- a CDS encoding cupin domain-containing protein, whose translation MKSEITGITRANEGIQGISWNILGQTYVPKSYAENSFSWHATLPPGTFVPPHIHPDQDEYLYMLEGKLDFVLGNSEAQATAGDLIRLGMGVPHGIFNKSEQTAKVLFWVSPSRKLFDLFWGLHNMKEQKPEDVVAMAAEFNIHFLPPPPGG comes from the coding sequence ATGAAGAGCGAAATCACCGGCATCACGCGGGCCAATGAGGGAATCCAGGGCATTTCCTGGAACATCCTCGGCCAGACCTACGTGCCGAAGAGCTACGCCGAGAACAGCTTCTCCTGGCACGCGACGCTGCCGCCGGGCACCTTCGTGCCGCCGCACATTCATCCCGACCAGGATGAATATCTCTACATGCTGGAGGGAAAGCTGGATTTCGTGCTGGGCAATTCAGAGGCGCAGGCAACCGCGGGCGACCTGATCCGCCTCGGCATGGGCGTGCCGCACGGCATCTTCAACAAGTCGGAGCAGACCGCCAAGGTGCTGTTCTGGGTCTCGCCGAGCCGCAAGCTGTTCGACCTGTTCTGGGGTCTTCACAACATGAAGGAGCAGAAGCCGGAGGACGTCGTGGCGATGGCCGCCGAGTTCAACATCCACTTCCTTCCGCCGCCGCCCGGCGGCTAG
- a CDS encoding MarR family winged helix-turn-helix transcriptional regulator, which yields MPAVSGCIDMLDSETKAVETPEDHAEELRLWLRLLTCTTLIEGEVRGRLRQRFDVTLPRFDLMAQLDKAPDGMTLSDVSKRMMVSNGNVTGLVERLVESGHLDRRTSETDRRVQVIRLTKLGRAEFRRMAAEHEAWIADLFADLSPKDVRELMRLLAKTKASAQKSAARRRP from the coding sequence ATGCCGGCCGTGAGTGGCTGCATCGACATGCTCGATTCCGAGACCAAGGCCGTCGAAACACCGGAGGACCATGCCGAAGAGCTTCGGCTGTGGCTGCGGCTCTTGACCTGCACGACGCTGATCGAGGGCGAGGTGCGCGGCCGGCTGCGGCAGCGGTTCGACGTCACGCTGCCGCGCTTCGACCTGATGGCGCAGCTCGACAAGGCGCCTGACGGCATGACGCTCTCCGATGTCTCCAAGCGCATGATGGTGTCGAACGGCAATGTGACCGGGCTCGTTGAGCGTCTGGTGGAATCAGGCCATCTCGACCGGCGGACCTCGGAGACCGACCGCCGCGTCCAGGTGATCCGGCTGACCAAGCTCGGGCGTGCCGAGTTCCGCAGGATGGCCGCCGAGCACGAGGCCTGGATCGCCGATCTGTTCGCCGACCTCTCGCCGAAGGACGTGCGCGAACTGATGCGCCTCCTCGCCAAGACCAAGGCGTCCGCGCAGAAATCGGCCGCCCGCCGCCGGCCCTGA
- a CDS encoding RidA family protein has product MTTPKSPQLAVLPTAAEDGTRIKAQILQPSGWPLPKGYANGIAAEGRIVVTGGVIGWDAEERLADGFVAQVRQTLDNIAAILAEAGARPEHLVRLTWYVVDMDEYLANLKELGKVYRDVFGAHYPAMALVQVVRLVEKAARVEIEATAVIPS; this is encoded by the coding sequence GTGACGACCCCGAAAAGCCCGCAACTCGCGGTGCTGCCAACCGCAGCCGAGGATGGAACGCGCATCAAGGCGCAGATCCTGCAGCCGTCAGGCTGGCCGCTGCCGAAGGGCTATGCCAACGGCATCGCTGCCGAGGGACGCATCGTCGTCACCGGCGGGGTGATCGGCTGGGACGCTGAGGAGCGTCTTGCGGACGGCTTCGTCGCGCAGGTGCGCCAGACCCTCGACAACATCGCCGCGATCCTGGCCGAGGCCGGTGCCCGGCCCGAGCACCTCGTGCGGCTGACCTGGTACGTCGTCGACATGGACGAGTACCTGGCCAATCTGAAGGAGCTCGGCAAGGTCTACCGCGACGTCTTCGGAGCGCACTATCCGGCGATGGCCCTGGTTCAGGTCGTCCGCCTCGTCGAGAAGGCGGCGCGCGTCGAGATCGAAGCCACCGCCGTCATTCCGAGCTGA